From one Ferrovibrio sp. MS7 genomic stretch:
- a CDS encoding dihydroorotase, translated as MKADLVLTGADVATPGGVVRADIAIKNGRIVCLTSGELTPAADEVIDLSGKTILPGGVDTHTHLREPGFTHKEDIVTGTQAAAAGGYTMVSGMPNVDPVTTTVERYLDAIERYKQSSLVDFNHNPSPTRLEEVGPLAEAGAMGFKVFMITDKGAVYPHMPELGVHHQGRLFEIAEAVKKTGRPMMVHPNNQELIDTLSDRAIKAGDTSYQTVARLSASYDGIVFDSAISYLCRLQEVLGFHLHILHLRSPRSLDVIRQAKRKKQKVTVETNPHMMFLCNDWNEIERLGPYALNLWNGPDTTDLLWECLRDGVIDVIGSDHAPHLREEKEIGWTNMFVAANGTPKIQETLPLFLDQVNAGRISMSRLVEIFSSAPAKIFGLYPRKGAIQVGSDADLVVVDTQRKQVLRNEDMLSKCGWSSWDGREVTGAVDHTLVRGQFVYRDGKIVGKPGYGRHTKPLRGEEADRLMDMYAAARV; from the coding sequence ATGAAAGCCGATCTGGTTCTTACCGGCGCCGATGTAGCGACCCCCGGCGGTGTGGTGCGTGCCGATATCGCCATCAAGAATGGCCGTATCGTCTGCCTCACCTCGGGTGAACTCACCCCGGCAGCCGATGAAGTGATCGATCTCAGCGGCAAGACCATTCTGCCTGGCGGCGTCGATACCCATACCCATCTGCGCGAGCCCGGCTTCACCCACAAGGAAGATATCGTCACCGGCACCCAGGCCGCGGCGGCCGGCGGCTACACCATGGTTTCCGGCATGCCGAATGTTGATCCGGTTACCACCACGGTGGAACGCTACCTCGATGCTATCGAACGCTACAAGCAAAGCTCCCTGGTCGATTTCAACCATAATCCGTCGCCGACCCGGCTTGAGGAAGTGGGGCCGCTGGCTGAGGCCGGCGCCATGGGCTTCAAGGTTTTCATGATCACCGACAAGGGCGCGGTCTATCCGCATATGCCCGAACTCGGCGTGCATCATCAGGGCCGGCTGTTCGAAATCGCCGAGGCGGTGAAGAAGACGGGCCGCCCGATGATGGTGCATCCGAATAACCAGGAGCTGATCGACACGCTGTCTGATCGCGCCATCAAGGCAGGTGATACCAGTTATCAGACCGTGGCGCGGCTTTCTGCTTCCTATGATGGCATCGTGTTCGATTCCGCCATCAGCTATCTCTGCCGCTTGCAGGAAGTGTTGGGCTTCCACCTGCATATCCTGCATCTGCGTTCGCCGCGTTCGCTGGATGTTATCCGCCAGGCCAAGCGCAAGAAGCAGAAGGTGACGGTGGAGACCAATCCGCACATGATGTTCCTGTGCAATGACTGGAACGAGATCGAGCGGCTAGGCCCCTATGCCCTCAATCTTTGGAACGGCCCGGATACCACCGATCTGCTTTGGGAATGCCTGCGCGATGGCGTCATCGACGTGATCGGCTCCGACCACGCGCCGCATCTGCGCGAGGAAAAGGAAATCGGCTGGACCAACATGTTCGTTGCCGCCAACGGCACGCCGAAGATCCAGGAAACCCTGCCGCTGTTTCTCGATCAGGTGAATGCCGGTCGAATCTCGATGAGCCGGCTGGTGGAAATATTCTCCAGCGCGCCGGCAAAGATTTTCGGCCTCTATCCGCGCAAGGGCGCAATCCAGGTTGGTTCTGATGCCGATCTGGTGGTGGTAGACACTCAGCGCAAGCAGGTGCTGCGCAACGAGGACATGCTCAGCAAGTGTGGCTGGAGTTCCTGGGATGGCCGCGAAGTGACCGGTGCTGTGGATCACACCCTGGTGCGCGGACAGTTCGTTTATCGCGATGGCAAGATCGTCGGCAAGCCGGGCTATGGCCGCCATACCAAGCCGCTGCGTGGCGAGGAAGCTGACCGTCTGATGGATATGTACGCCGCCGCCCGGGTTTGA
- a CDS encoding ABC transporter permease gives MKFPIVSYLAWAIYAAILVPIIMVIGAAFTETRYITFPPVGFTWRWYGAAFADSSLMNGLWLSTMVALASVVIATCLGTAAALYLERPNARFRGAFSTFFLAPLNVPAVMTAFALLLAFTQWHLINWRGLIIAHVILTLPYIVRSVLVSLAGRDGAVERAAAILGASPWRVFWHITLPIIRPGVLAGGTFAFLISFNNVPVSVFISTPGSAPFPVVLFNRMQWLAEPSVAAAATIAILSTIAVMLILERKFSFYRSMFR, from the coding sequence ATGAAATTCCCAATCGTCAGTTACCTCGCCTGGGCGATCTACGCTGCCATCCTTGTGCCGATCATCATGGTGATCGGCGCCGCCTTCACCGAAACGCGGTATATCACCTTCCCGCCGGTTGGCTTCACCTGGCGCTGGTATGGTGCTGCCTTCGCCGATAGCTCGCTGATGAACGGCCTCTGGCTCTCGACTATGGTGGCACTTGCCAGTGTCGTCATCGCCACCTGTCTCGGCACGGCCGCAGCGCTCTATCTGGAACGGCCGAATGCGCGTTTTCGTGGGGCATTTTCCACCTTCTTCCTGGCACCCTTGAATGTGCCGGCGGTGATGACTGCCTTTGCCCTGCTGCTCGCCTTCACGCAATGGCACCTGATCAACTGGCGCGGCCTGATCATCGCCCATGTGATCCTGACGCTGCCCTATATCGTGCGCTCGGTGCTGGTCAGCCTGGCGGGCCGCGATGGCGCGGTGGAACGCGCCGCCGCCATTCTTGGCGCCAGCCCGTGGCGGGTATTCTGGCATATCACGCTGCCGATCATCCGGCCCGGCGTGCTGGCCGGCGGCACCTTCGCCTTCCTGATCTCCTTCAACAATGTGCCGGTTTCGGTATTCATCTCCACGCCCGGCTCGGCGCCGTTCCCGGTGGTGCTGTTCAACCGCATGCAATGGCTGGCGGAGCCCTCCGTTGCCGCCGCTGCTACCATCGCCATCCTCAGCACCATCGCGGTGATGCTGATCCTGGAGCGCAAATTCTCTTTCTACCGTTCGATGTTCCGTTGA